In Flavobacterium gelatinilyticum, a genomic segment contains:
- a CDS encoding M1 family metallopeptidase, whose product MKKYFGSILTALLIGFSANAQGLLNKSETVFTHQDTLRGSITKERAWWDLKYYHLNVKVNPAEKSISGSNTVRYTVLTENNRMQIDLQEPMNITKVTQNGKELKFERDGNAFFITLTENQKPGDIKEIVVFFNGKPKEAVKAPWDGGFSWKKDKNGKDFIATSCQGLGASVWWPCKDHMYDEVENMLISVNVPGDLTEVSNGRLKSVKKEKDGTKTFNWYVSNPINNYGVNINIGDYVNFSEVFKGEKGNLDCSYYVLRDNLALAKEQFKDAGKMLKAFENWFGPYPFYEDSYKLVEVPYLGMEHQSSVTYGNQYKNGYLGRDLSGTGWGLKFDFIIIHESGHEWFANNITYKDIADMWIHESFTNYSESLFLEYYYGKDAAAEYIIGCRKNIQNDIPIIGHYDVNHEGSGDMYPKGATMLHMMRQIINDDAKWKSILRGLNKTFYHQTVTSKQIQDYINEQSGINFNRVFAQYLTTTQIPVLEYMFKNGTFGYHWTNCIAKFDMPVRVKLNGVETWLKPTTEWQSEKTTNEDRKVEVDKDFYVTTSNIVE is encoded by the coding sequence ATGAAAAAATACTTTGGAAGCATTTTAACTGCTTTATTAATTGGTTTTAGCGCTAATGCTCAGGGACTTTTGAATAAGTCAGAAACAGTTTTTACACATCAGGATACTTTACGTGGCAGCATCACTAAAGAAAGAGCCTGGTGGGATTTGAAATATTATCACCTTAATGTAAAGGTTAATCCGGCTGAAAAATCAATATCAGGTTCAAATACGGTTCGTTATACTGTTTTAACAGAGAATAACCGTATGCAGATCGATTTGCAGGAACCAATGAATATTACCAAAGTAACGCAGAATGGTAAAGAATTAAAATTTGAAAGAGACGGAAATGCTTTTTTTATTACTTTGACAGAAAACCAAAAACCGGGTGATATAAAAGAAATTGTGGTTTTCTTTAACGGGAAACCAAAAGAAGCAGTTAAAGCTCCGTGGGACGGCGGATTTTCATGGAAGAAAGATAAAAACGGAAAAGATTTTATTGCTACATCTTGTCAGGGTTTAGGCGCAAGTGTATGGTGGCCGTGTAAAGACCACATGTACGATGAAGTTGAGAATATGTTAATCAGCGTGAATGTTCCGGGTGATTTAACTGAGGTTTCAAACGGTAGATTAAAAAGTGTTAAAAAAGAAAAAGACGGAACAAAAACATTCAATTGGTACGTTTCGAATCCAATTAATAATTATGGTGTAAATATCAATATTGGTGATTACGTTAATTTTTCTGAGGTTTTTAAAGGCGAAAAAGGAAATTTAGATTGTAGTTACTATGTATTAAGAGATAATCTGGCTTTAGCAAAAGAGCAGTTTAAAGATGCAGGAAAGATGCTGAAAGCTTTCGAAAACTGGTTTGGGCCGTATCCGTTTTACGAAGACAGCTACAAACTGGTTGAAGTTCCGTATTTAGGAATGGAGCACCAAAGTTCTGTAACTTACGGAAACCAGTACAAAAATGGTTATCTGGGACGTGATTTAAGCGGAACAGGCTGGGGATTAAAATTTGATTTTATCATTATTCACGAATCAGGGCACGAATGGTTTGCCAACAATATTACGTATAAGGATATTGCAGATATGTGGATTCACGAAAGTTTTACAAACTATTCAGAAAGTCTTTTCCTTGAATATTATTACGGAAAAGATGCAGCAGCAGAATACATCATCGGATGCAGAAAAAACATTCAGAATGATATTCCAATCATCGGACATTATGATGTAAACCACGAAGGTTCAGGAGATATGTATCCAAAAGGGGCGACAATGCTGCATATGATGCGTCAGATTATTAATGATGATGCAAAATGGAAATCAATTCTAAGAGGTTTAAATAAAACTTTTTATCACCAAACCGTTACTTCAAAACAGATTCAGGATTATATTAATGAGCAGTCTGGGATTAATTTTAACAGAGTTTTTGCTCAATATCTAACAACAACTCAGATTCCGGTTCTTGAATATATGTTTAAAAATGGAACTTTTGGGTATCACTGGACAAATTGTATTGCAAAATTTGATATGCCGGTAAGAGTGAAATTAAACGGAGTTGAAACTTGGCTGAAACCAACAACAGAATGGCAGTCTGAAAAAACTACTAATGAAGACAGAAAAGTAGAAGTTGATAAAGATTTCTATGTTACTACTTCTAATATCGTAGAATAA
- a CDS encoding carbohydrate-binding family 9-like protein produces MKFYLPLFFISVIFTNSIYSQSIPIYKTNEKISIDGDLSDWKNPFLGPFVIHNSGEKAVQSTMVSFSWNDQNLYIAYRSADSQIVGKSQPKDSKIYETDDLVEIFIDPDGDGKNYVEIGVNAFSTYYDMLLKCISPECGGWNTSMDFDIIGLEAVSKTTPEGFCTEIKIPFSSLEKIENGNFTRPKAGTKWKGNAFRIDYSNTTEYLALQPYKSLKFGFHQPKEFAVFEFVE; encoded by the coding sequence ATGAAATTCTATCTGCCTTTATTCTTTATCTCGGTGATTTTCACGAATTCAATTTATTCCCAGTCGATACCAATTTATAAAACAAATGAAAAAATTAGTATTGACGGCGATTTAAGCGATTGGAAAAACCCCTTTCTGGGTCCGTTTGTCATTCATAATTCAGGAGAAAAAGCGGTGCAGAGTACAATGGTTTCATTTTCATGGAATGACCAGAATCTTTATATAGCGTATCGTTCTGCTGATTCCCAAATAGTTGGAAAATCCCAGCCAAAAGATTCTAAAATTTATGAAACGGATGATTTGGTGGAGATTTTTATTGATCCTGACGGAGACGGAAAAAACTACGTTGAAATTGGTGTAAATGCTTTCTCAACCTATTACGACATGCTTTTAAAATGTATTTCTCCTGAATGCGGCGGATGGAATACATCAATGGATTTTGACATTATCGGCTTAGAAGCTGTAAGCAAAACAACTCCCGAAGGTTTTTGCACCGAAATAAAAATCCCGTTTTCAAGTCTTGAAAAGATCGAAAATGGTAATTTCACAAGACCAAAAGCAGGCACAAAATGGAAAGGAAACGCTTTTAGAATTGATTACAGTAACACAACCGAATATCTTGCTTTACAACCTTATAAGAGTTTAAAATTTGGTTTTCACCAGCCAAAGGAATTTGCCGTTTTTGAGTTTGTGGAGTAA
- the hisIE gene encoding bifunctional phosphoribosyl-AMP cyclohydrolase/phosphoribosyl-ATP diphosphatase HisIE, whose translation MEIDIKSAHGLIPAIIQDSETKNVLMLGYMNEESLQKTIETQKVTFFSRSKQRLWTKGEESGNFLELVSIKNDCDGDTLLIQAKPVGPTCHTGADTCWQEPNDTNYGFISQLENTIKTRRENADSEKSYVASLFGKGINKIAQKVGEEAVEVVIEAKDNNDDLFLSESADLLFHYLILLQAKGYQLNDVVEVLKGRQK comes from the coding sequence ATGGAAATCGATATTAAAAGCGCACACGGATTAATTCCGGCTATAATCCAGGATTCAGAGACAAAAAATGTTTTGATGCTGGGTTATATGAACGAAGAATCGCTTCAAAAAACAATAGAAACTCAAAAAGTAACTTTTTTCAGCCGATCCAAACAAAGACTTTGGACAAAAGGCGAGGAGAGTGGCAACTTTTTAGAATTAGTAAGTATAAAAAATGACTGCGACGGCGATACGCTTTTGATTCAGGCAAAACCAGTTGGACCAACGTGTCACACAGGCGCAGATACTTGCTGGCAAGAACCAAACGACACGAATTACGGTTTCATTTCTCAGTTAGAAAATACTATTAAAACCAGAAGAGAAAATGCTGATTCTGAGAAGAGTTATGTAGCTTCTTTATTCGGAAAAGGAATCAATAAAATTGCCCAAAAAGTAGGTGAGGAAGCGGTAGAAGTGGTTATTGAAGCAAAAGATAATAATGATGATTTATTCCTTAGCGAAAGCGCTGATTTATTATTTCATTATTTAATTCTGCTGCAGGCCAAAGGATATCAGTTAAATGATGTTGTTGAAGTTCTGAAGGGACGCCAGAAATAG
- the hisF gene encoding imidazole glycerol phosphate synthase subunit HisF, producing MLAKRIIPCLDIKNGRTVKGVNFVDLRDAGDPVELAAIYSAEGADELVFLDISATEERRKTLVNMVRSVAEKINIPFTVGGGISSVEDVDILLNNGADKVSINSSAVKNPQLINDLARKFGSQCVVVAIDAKQIDGQWIVHLVGGKVPTELNLFDWAVEVAERGAGEILFTSMDNDGTKNGFANEALAKLSQMVNIPIIASGGAGNIQHFVDSFKEGKADAALAASVFHFKEIEIKALKQELRDNDIEVRL from the coding sequence ATGTTAGCAAAAAGAATTATACCCTGCTTAGATATAAAAAACGGAAGAACGGTAAAAGGCGTTAATTTTGTTGATTTACGCGATGCCGGAGATCCTGTGGAACTGGCTGCAATTTATTCAGCTGAAGGTGCGGACGAATTGGTTTTCCTGGATATTTCAGCAACCGAAGAAAGACGCAAAACGCTTGTAAATATGGTACGAAGCGTGGCAGAAAAAATCAATATTCCGTTTACAGTTGGCGGCGGCATTTCATCTGTAGAAGATGTTGATATTCTGCTGAATAACGGAGCAGATAAAGTTTCGATCAATTCATCGGCTGTTAAAAATCCGCAATTGATTAATGATTTGGCCCGGAAATTCGGCAGCCAGTGCGTTGTGGTGGCAATCGACGCTAAACAAATTGACGGACAATGGATTGTGCATTTAGTGGGCGGAAAAGTGCCAACGGAGTTAAATTTATTCGATTGGGCTGTTGAAGTAGCAGAACGTGGTGCAGGAGAAATTTTATTCACTTCTATGGATAATGACGGAACTAAAAATGGTTTTGCAAACGAAGCTTTGGCTAAACTATCCCAAATGGTAAATATTCCGATTATTGCTTCGGGAGGTGCAGGAAACATTCAGCATTTCGTAGATTCGTTTAAAGAAGGAAAAGCTGACGCCGCTTTGGCAGCAAGTGTTTTTCACTTTAAAGAAATCGAGATCAAAGCGTTGAAACAGGAACTTAGAGATAACGATATTGAAGTTAGACTTTAA
- the hisA gene encoding 1-(5-phosphoribosyl)-5-[(5-phosphoribosylamino)methylideneamino]imidazole-4-carboxamide isomerase, with product MRIIPAIDIIEGKCVRLSKGDYDTKIIYNENPLEVAKSFEAHGIEYLHLVDLDGAKSSKIVNYKILEQIASQTSLKIDFGGGLKSDDDLRIAFESGANQITGGSIAVKNRAIFEKWISEYGTEKIILGADAKDEKIAVSGWLEESNEDLVPFIQDYQNKGIQYVICTDIAKDGMLQGPSFDLYGKILAEAKGIKLIASGGISTFDELPKLAELGCEGTIIGKAIYEGRITLKQLENYIIGRM from the coding sequence ATGAGAATAATACCAGCCATAGATATCATTGAAGGAAAATGCGTTCGTTTATCCAAAGGTGATTATGATACGAAGATAATTTATAATGAAAATCCGCTTGAAGTGGCAAAATCATTTGAAGCACACGGAATCGAATATCTGCATTTAGTGGATCTTGACGGTGCAAAATCGAGCAAAATTGTCAATTATAAAATATTAGAACAAATCGCATCGCAAACGAGCCTGAAAATTGATTTTGGAGGCGGATTAAAATCAGATGATGATTTGAGAATTGCCTTTGAAAGCGGTGCAAATCAAATTACTGGAGGCAGTATTGCTGTAAAAAACAGAGCAATTTTCGAAAAATGGATTTCGGAATACGGAACTGAAAAAATTATTCTTGGAGCAGATGCAAAAGATGAAAAAATTGCCGTTTCAGGTTGGTTAGAAGAATCAAATGAAGATTTGGTGCCATTCATTCAGGATTATCAGAATAAGGGAATTCAATACGTTATTTGTACCGATATTGCCAAAGACGGAATGCTTCAGGGACCAAGTTTTGATTTATATGGTAAAATTTTAGCAGAAGCAAAAGGCATAAAACTAATCGCTTCTGGTGGAATTTCAACTTTCGACGAATTACCAAAATTAGCAGAACTAGGTTGCGAAGGAACCATCATTGGAAAAGCGATTTACGAAGGAAGAATCACGCTGAAACAACTAGAAAATTATATTATTGGTAGAATGTAA
- the hisH gene encoding imidazole glycerol phosphate synthase subunit HisH produces the protein MKIVIINYGAGNIQSIMFAIERLGFKAVLSNNPDEIKAADKVIFPGVGEASSAMTKLRESGLDSLIPQLKQPVLGICLGMQLMCNKTEEGNTEGLGIFDVDVLKFSNNVKVPQMGWNQIYDLKTDLFKDISENEFMYLVHSFYAPNCAETIATTNYDVEYASALQKENFYGTQFHPEKSGDVGEKILGNFLNM, from the coding sequence ATGAAAATAGTAATAATAAATTACGGAGCGGGAAATATTCAGAGCATTATGTTTGCTATTGAAAGATTGGGTTTTAAGGCTGTTCTAAGTAATAATCCGGACGAAATTAAAGCAGCAGATAAAGTAATTTTTCCTGGCGTTGGCGAGGCAAGTTCAGCAATGACAAAACTTCGCGAAAGCGGTTTAGATAGTTTGATTCCACAATTGAAACAGCCGGTTTTAGGAATTTGTCTTGGAATGCAGTTGATGTGTAATAAAACCGAAGAAGGTAATACAGAAGGTTTAGGAATTTTTGATGTGGATGTTTTGAAATTTTCAAACAATGTAAAAGTGCCGCAAATGGGCTGGAATCAGATTTATGATTTAAAAACCGATTTGTTTAAAGACATTTCTGAAAATGAATTTATGTATCTGGTTCACAGTTTTTATGCGCCAAACTGCGCAGAAACTATCGCAACAACTAATTATGACGTAGAATATGCATCGGCTTTGCAAAAAGAGAATTTTTATGGAACGCAGTTTCACCCGGAAAAAAGCGGTGATGTTGGAGAGAAGATTTTAGGGAACTTTTTAAACATGTAA
- the hisB gene encoding bifunctional histidinol-phosphatase/imidazoleglycerol-phosphate dehydratase HisB: MKKVLFIDRDGTIVLEPENYQLDSLDKLEFYPKAFQYLAKIAAELDYELAMVTNQDGLGTDSFPEDTFWPTQNFILKAFENEGVVFDEIFVDRTFPEENAPTRKPRTGMLTKYLNNPEYDLENSFVLGDRLTDVELAKNLGAKAIFMNMTDGIGSNEISSKREELNETIALQTTDWKRIYEFLKLEARSASITRKTNETDIYINLNLDGTGKSKIDTGIAFFDHMLDQISRHGQMDLEITVKGDLEVDEHHTIEDTAIALGEVFAKALGNKLGIERYGFCLPMDDCLAQAAIDFGGRNWLIWETEFKREMVGKMPTEMFYHFFKSFTDGAKANLNIKAEGINEHHKIEAIFKAFAKAIKVAVKRDTEKMILPSTKGML; encoded by the coding sequence ATGAAAAAAGTACTTTTTATCGATCGTGATGGAACGATTGTTTTAGAACCTGAAAATTACCAATTAGACAGTTTAGATAAACTGGAGTTTTATCCGAAAGCGTTTCAATATCTGGCTAAAATTGCTGCCGAATTAGATTACGAACTAGCAATGGTAACCAATCAGGACGGATTAGGAACAGATAGTTTTCCTGAAGATACGTTTTGGCCAACGCAAAATTTTATCCTAAAAGCATTTGAAAATGAAGGAGTTGTTTTTGATGAAATCTTCGTAGACAGAACTTTCCCGGAAGAAAATGCGCCAACCCGAAAGCCAAGAACCGGAATGTTGACAAAATACCTTAACAATCCGGAATATGATTTAGAAAATTCTTTTGTTTTGGGTGATCGTTTAACCGATGTGGAATTGGCTAAAAACCTTGGTGCAAAAGCGATTTTTATGAATATGACAGATGGAATTGGCAGTAATGAAATTTCGTCTAAACGTGAAGAATTAAACGAGACAATTGCTTTACAAACAACCGACTGGAAAAGAATTTACGAATTTTTGAAATTAGAAGCACGTTCGGCATCGATTACAAGAAAAACGAATGAAACTGATATTTACATCAACTTGAACCTTGATGGAACAGGAAAAAGCAAAATCGATACCGGAATTGCATTTTTCGACCACATGTTAGACCAAATCTCGCGTCATGGTCAAATGGATTTGGAAATCACGGTTAAAGGCGATTTAGAAGTAGACGAACATCATACGATCGAAGATACGGCAATTGCGCTTGGGGAAGTTTTTGCAAAAGCATTAGGAAATAAATTAGGGATCGAGCGTTACGGATTCTGCTTACCAATGGACGATTGTTTAGCACAGGCTGCAATTGACTTCGGAGGTAGAAACTGGCTGATATGGGAAACAGAATTTAAACGTGAAATGGTAGGCAAAATGCCAACAGAAATGTTTTATCACTTCTTTAAATCGTTCACAGACGGAGCAAAAGCCAACTTAAACATCAAAGCAGAAGGAATCAACGAGCATCACAAAATCGAAGCGATCTTTAAAGCTTTCGCAAAAGCGATAAAAGTGGCTGTAAAAAGAGATACCGAAAAAATGATTTTGCCTTCGACGAAAGGAATGCTTTAA
- the hisC gene encoding histidinol-phosphate transaminase: protein MSTFDINTITRENVKSLKPYSSARDEFEDFDTAEMIFLDANENPFQNGVNRYPDPQQNSVKAILAKNNLVKQNQILLGNGSDEVLDLLFRAFCEPNKDNIISLPPTYGMYGVLANINAVENREILLSTDFQPQVEKILEAVDKNTKIIFLCSPNNPTGNSFSNESVVKLLQNFKGLVVIDEAYIDFSDKESWMTEIDAYPNLVITQTLSKAYGLAGIRLGICYASEAVISILNKIKPPYNVNELTQQRAIERLKDSDKIKQEIASIIEQREELLKVLLEVSFVEKVYPTEANFILAKVDDANKRYDQLIEKGIVIRNRTTQPLCENCLRFTIGTKEENAVVIKELKQLK, encoded by the coding sequence ATGAGTACCTTCGATATAAATACAATAACACGTGAAAACGTAAAGTCTTTAAAACCGTATTCGTCTGCAAGAGATGAGTTTGAAGATTTCGATACAGCCGAAATGATTTTTTTGGATGCCAATGAAAATCCGTTTCAAAACGGGGTAAATCGTTATCCTGATCCACAACAAAATTCGGTTAAAGCAATTCTCGCTAAAAATAATTTAGTAAAGCAAAATCAGATTTTATTAGGAAACGGAAGTGATGAAGTTCTTGATTTACTTTTTAGAGCCTTTTGCGAACCCAATAAAGACAATATTATTTCGCTGCCGCCAACATACGGAATGTACGGTGTTTTAGCGAATATCAATGCAGTTGAAAATAGAGAAATTCTTCTATCGACAGATTTTCAGCCGCAAGTAGAAAAGATTTTAGAAGCCGTAGACAAGAATACAAAAATTATCTTTTTATGCTCGCCAAATAACCCGACAGGAAATTCATTTTCTAATGAAAGTGTGGTGAAACTGCTTCAAAACTTTAAAGGTTTAGTAGTGATTGATGAAGCGTATATTGACTTTTCAGATAAAGAAAGCTGGATGACAGAAATAGATGCTTATCCAAATTTAGTGATTACACAAACGCTTTCTAAAGCCTATGGTTTGGCTGGAATTCGTTTAGGAATTTGTTATGCTTCTGAGGCTGTAATTTCAATTTTAAACAAAATTAAACCTCCTTACAATGTAAACGAATTAACGCAGCAGCGTGCAATCGAACGTTTAAAAGATTCGGATAAAATAAAACAAGAAATAGCTTCTATTATTGAGCAGAGAGAAGAATTGCTTAAAGTTTTACTTGAAGTGAGTTTTGTTGAGAAAGTATATCCGACAGAAGCTAATTTCATTCTGGCAAAAGTAGATGATGCCAATAAAAGATACGATCAGTTAATCGAAAAAGGAATCGTTATCCGCAACAGAACCACGCAGCCATTATGTGAAAATTGTCTTCGTTTTACCATTGGAACAAAAGAAGAAAATGCGGTTGTAATTAAAGAATTAAAACAATTGAAATAA
- the hisD gene encoding histidinol dehydrogenase yields MNKIDNPKPETWSEILKRPTQTIDDIEVTVKEIFKEVQKKGDEAVAKYTSIFDGISQENYEVSAEEINEAVQLIPNELKEAIQLAKDNIYKFHKAQKTEKVEIETIEGVNCWQEKRPIQKIGLYIPGGTAPLFSTVLMLAVPADIAGCKEIVLCSPPDKKGKINPAILYAAKLCGVTKILKVGGIQAIAGMTFGTQSIPKVYKIFGPGNQFVTVAKQLATQFGVAIDMPAGPSELLIVADDTAVPAFVASDLLSQAEHGTDSQVILVSTSKKLIAEVEKEVQAQLELLPRKAIAEKAIENSKLIYVESDQIALDLINEYGPEHFIICSQYDDFYCNGIVNAGSVFIGNYTPESAGDYASGTNHTLPTNGYAKNYSGVNLDSFMKSMTFQKISEKGIQTIGKAIETMAEAEGLQAHKNAVTLRLKSLE; encoded by the coding sequence ATGAATAAAATAGACAATCCAAAACCAGAAACCTGGTCAGAAATATTAAAAAGACCTACCCAGACCATTGATGATATCGAGGTTACGGTAAAAGAAATTTTCAAAGAAGTTCAGAAAAAAGGAGACGAAGCAGTAGCAAAATACACTTCTATTTTTGACGGAATTTCTCAGGAAAATTATGAAGTTTCGGCTGAAGAAATAAACGAAGCCGTTCAATTGATTCCAAATGAATTAAAAGAAGCAATCCAATTAGCAAAAGACAATATATACAAATTCCACAAAGCACAGAAAACCGAAAAAGTCGAAATTGAAACCATCGAGGGAGTAAACTGCTGGCAGGAAAAAAGACCAATTCAAAAAATTGGTTTGTATATTCCGGGCGGGACAGCACCTTTGTTTTCAACTGTTTTAATGCTGGCTGTTCCGGCTGATATTGCGGGTTGTAAAGAAATCGTATTGTGTTCGCCTCCGGATAAAAAAGGAAAAATTAATCCGGCAATTTTGTATGCCGCAAAATTATGCGGTGTAACTAAAATTTTAAAAGTTGGCGGTATTCAGGCAATTGCAGGAATGACTTTTGGAACACAATCAATTCCTAAAGTATATAAAATCTTCGGACCTGGAAATCAATTTGTAACAGTAGCAAAACAACTGGCAACACAGTTTGGAGTGGCAATCGATATGCCGGCGGGCCCTTCAGAATTATTGATTGTTGCTGATGATACAGCAGTTCCTGCTTTCGTAGCTTCAGATTTATTGTCTCAGGCAGAACACGGAACAGACAGTCAGGTAATTCTGGTTTCTACTTCAAAAAAACTAATTGCCGAAGTAGAAAAAGAAGTTCAGGCTCAATTAGAATTGCTTCCAAGAAAAGCAATCGCTGAAAAAGCAATCGAAAATTCAAAATTAATTTATGTTGAAAGTGATCAAATAGCTTTAGATTTAATTAATGAATACGGCCCTGAACACTTTATAATCTGCTCTCAATATGATGATTTCTACTGTAACGGAATCGTAAATGCAGGTTCTGTTTTTATTGGAAATTATACACCGGAAAGTGCCGGAGATTATGCATCCGGAACCAATCACACCTTACCAACAAACGGTTATGCCAAGAATTACAGCGGTGTGAATCTGGATAGTTTTATGAAATCGATGACATTCCAGAAAATCTCAGAAAAAGGAATCCAAACTATAGGAAAAGCAATCGAAACAATGGCAGAAGCTGAAGGATTGCAAGCGCATAAAAATGCTGTGACGTTAAGATTAAAGAGTTTAGAGTAA
- the hisG gene encoding ATP phosphoribosyltransferase encodes MSTLKIAIQKSGRLNEDSIQILKDCGISINNGIDQLKAEASNFPLEVLYLRNSDIPQYLIDGVVDLAIVGDNLLVEKGKGIEVVQKLGFSKCKVSVAVPKTFEYNSVQDLANLRIATSYPNTVTEYFSKFGLTVDIHQISGSVEIAPNIGLADAIVDIVSSGSTLFKNNLKEVEVILKSEAVLAVSPKVSPEIQKHIDTLKFRIQAVLRARNSKYILMNVPNDKIEAVGKILPVLRSLTVLPLAQEGWSSVHSVIDKDTFWDVIDQLKEVGAEGILVCPIEKMVL; translated from the coding sequence ATGAGTACTTTAAAAATTGCAATTCAAAAATCAGGTCGTTTAAACGAAGACAGCATCCAGATCCTTAAAGACTGCGGTATTTCTATCAACAACGGAATCGACCAGTTAAAAGCCGAAGCTTCAAATTTTCCTCTTGAAGTTTTATATCTTAGAAATTCGGATATTCCTCAGTATTTAATTGACGGAGTCGTGGATTTAGCCATAGTTGGTGATAATCTTTTAGTCGAAAAAGGAAAAGGAATTGAAGTAGTACAGAAACTGGGATTTTCTAAATGTAAGGTTTCGGTAGCAGTTCCTAAAACTTTCGAATACAACTCAGTACAGGATTTAGCTAACCTTCGTATTGCCACTTCATATCCAAATACGGTTACCGAATATTTTAGTAAATTTGGTTTGACTGTTGATATTCACCAAATTTCAGGTTCGGTAGAAATTGCCCCGAATATCGGACTTGCTGACGCGATTGTAGATATTGTTTCAAGTGGCAGCACCTTATTCAAAAACAACTTAAAAGAAGTAGAAGTTATTTTGAAAAGCGAAGCCGTTCTGGCAGTTTCTCCAAAAGTTTCACCAGAAATTCAAAAACACATCGATACTTTAAAATTCAGGATTCAGGCCGTTTTAAGAGCCCGAAACTCAAAATATATACTAATGAATGTGCCAAACGACAAAATAGAGGCAGTTGGAAAAATCCTTCCGGTTCTTAGAAGTTTAACAGTACTTCCATTAGCACAAGAAGGCTGGAGCAGTGTTCACTCCGTAATCGATAAAGACACTTTTTGGGATGTAATTGACCAGTTAAAAGAAGTAGGAGCCGAAGGGATTTTAGTTTGCCCAATTGAGAAAATGGTTCTTTAG